The DNA window GAAAGCACCACATAAGGAAGTAAACAGGAAAAAAGACTAGTTTCAGATCAACCCCATCACAGTTTAATTTCCTTTAAGTACACAAAGCATTTGTGAAATCACTTGAAAATAAAAAGGGCTGATCTGAAAACAGTCCCTCTGAGGCATGATGGGAAAACAAGTCCAAATGTGATTAAACTTTAGTTCTGTTTTACTGTGTGAACGTCAGTAATGGGCATTTCCATCTCCCCCCTCACTTGTGATGGATTTGCTGCAGAAAGCTCCAAAACATGCAAATGCACTTGATGTTCACAATTTGTTTCCCTTAAACACTGAAGTACCACTGAACTCCATTGTTGATCGGCCAGTAATGCACTTTCATGTAGTTGTCCGATGCAGTGATGCCTTGAACACCGTTGTACAGAAATCTGCTACAGCATAAGCATTACACATTGCGCTGTCCTACACAAGCTACCAATGGTTGGATGCACACACTAAGAGCCACAGAAGTGACTCCCATCCTCACCATTATGGGCCTCTCCAGTCACAGTGCCCTCTCCAGCAGGATTGCCATCCTGGTCCCTCCATTTCCAGTCAATGCCACGCACCACCCGCGCCCCAGGAACGATGTACTTCATAACCTGAGAGCGAAAGAGACGGCGCTGTCGTCTCAAGTTGGCCTCTGCCTCCTTCACTGCTTTACCTGACAATGCAGAACAAACCTTGACTGATAGGAAATATGAGCAGAGACAAAGCAGcatcaaattaaaaaaagcatGCAATTAAGGATGGTAATTTTTCTTTTGTGATGCTGTAGAAAACTTAAAAAGAGCTGTATTTTAAAAGGACTTCAGTTCATGtgttaatcatttaatttacaaaatttTTGGACCATGTTATTAATGTCATAAGTTGATCTACCGGTGAAATGATAGACTCTCTGgtaaaaaaaaacccaccaaacattaagaaaaacaaaaaaaccaaacaaacaaaaaaaacaccctGTATATATAGTAGTGCATAACTGAATCTTCAGCATTGCCATTATAGTGCTTTGGGAGCCAAATTCCAacagaaaaataagaaaaaaaaaaaaaaatcaattgtgTTAGGTTACTGCAATCAGGTCAATCACATGCCAAATATTCACATACAGACAAGAAACAACTCTTTGAGTAAGTGTAAATACTATAAATGAATAACAATATGACAAAGTGTAGCATTAAACATTATTGGCACTTACCCAGCTGGTCCTCACACACACCAGTAACGGTGCCATATATCTCTAGACCAGACAGGGAGAGGTAGTGTGTTTGTCCGCTAGCATTCTTCCCCATCTGTTTAATACGAATGTGTCTCCAGCCCTGCTTCTCATCTTTGGATGGATCCAGAGGCCATGTGGCTGTCGACCTAATGCAATAAGATGAGTCATATTAGTAGGTTCACAAAGTAAATATAGCACAATCATAGCAGACTCCAAAATACAGACACATACCCTGGCTCATTGAGAGAGCTGTCATCCACATGAGTGTAGAGTGTCATCCAGTTCTGACCATCTTTGGACACTTGAAATACCCAATTCCGGAGGGCAGATCGACCATATCCACGAGCATGGCGAAGTGTGTATGCAGAAGGGATGACCCATAAACCAAGGTCAATGGCAAACCATGCATTTTTATCATCATTGGTGTGACAGTTGAGAGCTGAGCTGTCTCTGCTCAGGATGTCTTCAAGTCGGCCATAAGGCAAGTttctgccctcggaggaggtcACAACCACTAATCCATAAGCAGCGGGGTTCACCCATTCATACGCCGTCCTGTGGACAAGATTATCTTCCTTATGCACATCATTTTGTCTAAATGGGTAATATTGGGGTTTAGAGTTTGACAAACTTTGttgatcaattaaaaaaatttaattgaaattgGTCATGCAAAAATGGACAAATGCTCACTTTGCGTTGGTGCCAATCCAGTACACAATTCCGTTCTCATCAAAGTCATGCTGGTGCCTGAAGATGAAGCTCTGGCCTTCTCTGAGCTTCCTAACAAAGATGAATGAGGACCTGTCAAAGTCATACCACTGCTTGGCCACCTAGGGAAAGAGAGGAGACAAAGTTATGATTTTCTCTCCGATGCCTATGGGGATACAGCTGAGTAAATATAGAATAATagaagaaataaaacaaaaaagcttTCCCACCATCTTGAGCAGATACTGCTCCAGTGACTCAACAGTGGCCAGTGGTTCCATCTTTAGCATTCTACCAGTACGATCAATCAGGGCTGTTTCACCAGGAGCACGCTCCAAGCGGAAGCGTAACCTCCTTGTCAGAATCTTTCACGACAGAAAGAGATTTTAATTAAATGACAAATTTATAATGAAAGATGTCACCGTTTCACATGCaccaaaccaaaaataaaacatccaGACAGAGACTGACCTGTAAATTATACGTTGAGCCTGGTGTATCATATAAGTGTAGAGGTAGCCGCTCTATTGACTCCAACACAGCTATCAGTTTGCGGATTAAGGCAACTGCGGGTCGGCTGGAGGGCAGAAATAATTAAATGCatgacaaacaaaaacaaattcgCTCAACATGTCCAAACCAGAAAAAGAACTTGCTGGTTGAGACTCAGAGATATAAGGAAGAGATCACTTTAGCATGCAAAGCCTGGGTAGGACACAATGACCTAATGTGTAACAGAAGATATTCTTTACCTTTCATCATCTTCATTTTCAGTAAACGCAGTCTTGAACACATTTATTCTTTCCATCAGAGGCTTACAATCATGTTTCATGTCTAGATCCACACTCTGTGAggcaaaaaagtaaaaaagtaatgAGTATTGGGAATAAAAGCTGACAACACGTTTACAAGTGACATTAATGTAGTTGCGTGTGACTCACATTGCTGAGGACAGTAAAAAGTGCTTGCACGAGGCCACTGCTGCACATTTCATATGGAGAAATAGTGTTCTCATCTTTGAGAACGACAATTAAATTTTCCAGAGCTGTTTTCATGAGGTCTCGCCATGTGTTTTCACCTTCAATGAGGCACTGAAGGAAAAAAACAGAAGAATAATCATACTCACTGTTGTCGTCTTTTGACCTCATCTAcacggaaaataaaaataaactgtgacaAAGTTTATGGTAATTATACCTGTCTGTTAGTATGTAACTCCCAAGCAGACTCTAGCTGGGTGGCAATGTTTCTCAGTGTGACCACTACACCTCTCGGCATACTCTCCACAGCCTTGAAGTGATCGTCGTACAGATCTCTGGCCATGGTTTTCACCTACAGACGCATAGGTGGAAAAAGAGTGTTGGCTAATTTCATGTAATATactaccgtttaaaagtttggggtcagtacacTTTTTTTAAGCAAGGATGTATAAAATTGATCaaagtgacagcaaagacatttataatgttacaaaaggtttCTAATTCAAATgttattcttttgaactttttattcataaaGAATCCTGATGTAAtacatcatggtttccacaaacaatgtgggaaaaaaacaaaacaaaaacacttaagcaacaaatcagcatatcagaatgattactaaaggatcatgtgacactgaaggccctgtttacaccagGTATTAAGAAGCACTTTGgttgatcagatcacaagtggataACGCTAAATACAGGGGTAAACAgggtctaaaatgttttaagcttgtccactttcaaccacttcaagaggtagttgaaaatgcatttgactggattgctttcgttgtcagggttgccaggttttcacaacaaaatccACCGAactgctactcaaaactagcccaatcgtgTTTTCGGcggggttcccctggtaaaattcgcattccaAGGGCTAAtaatcatgttatttggggttgcttcaaccgacatgaaaaacaacccacgaCAAcagttaaagtagcccaattccgcggGAAAACCGCTGACTTGGCAACACTCTTCATAGTGTAGATACTCATGTGGTCGAACAGCCGTGAAAGACCCTCTTCTCTACTCCTACTTAaggcgtaaacattatgggaagtatgccagccagacgggatttaaactttgtcggctgtagacccacatttggtttgaagacgaaaaatACAATTCTCTCACCATTCTTGATTTCGAACATGCACTCACAGCATTCGGCGAGGTCTTGCAGCTATTAGAGCAGAAACAACAGCTGCTGCTCTACATATGTTTTTCTGTTGTCTCTGTGcgcattcatatgtaaattgatTAGTCTGTAAAttaaaagatctgaaaaaaagaaaaaaaacccttCCCTTGTAGAAATCAGGATAGAAGTTGTTGAAAGTGTACAAGagatggataaaaaaaaaaaacaggtgtaAATAGCTGTCTCCCTTTGTCATCTTAATACAAGATGTAAACAGGGCTAaagacctcaaacttttgaacagttttgcAGCCATGGCTCAAATAGGCATAGTTAAATTTACAAGTCATGCTCTAAAGGATAtgaatgcaaataaatgctcAGTAGTCATACCTTCTGTTTAGTTTTTTCCAATTTGGATTTAAGCTTTCTTCCTCGCTTACCAGTCCAGCCAGTAACAAACTCGGACCCTATTACAAACAGAGGAACCAATAATTGAGTGACTAAGGAAAGATACTGACAAAACAGATGCTTTTAATCTACTATCCCAAACTTACCTAGAGAGGTTTCTGCAGTGAAAGAGTGCTTAGTGCCTCGGTTCGACTCGAACACAAAGCCTGGTAGGTCCTCTTTGAGGATGGTGGCCTGCTGGCCATCTGAGTTATGGATGGCAATCTCACCCTCTTTCAGACAAGTGAGAGACCAGTTTCCCACAGTGAGTTTGGTGGGACCTTGTGTGGACAGGATGGGCTGGCTGGCTGTCACTGGTTTGACCTGACTCCTGGCACGCTGCAGCTTTTCCAAAAACTCACTTCTGCTCTCTACAGGAAGGAGCAAAAGAAAGCATCAGCTACAGTGTACAAGTGTCAATCCTAATTTAACAAAGCAACACTATCTGATTTAACTGCTGTCAAGaactaattttgtttttttcattgatCGATCAGTCTGTTTTGGCAGGAGACCTACCCGAGCTGTCAGAGCCACCCTCTGGGCTTCCACTGGAGTACATGGTGGCCAGTTTACCATCTAGGATGAAGCGGAACCAACCATTGCTTCCATTGGAGAGCTCCAAAGCAGCTGCGTCACTCCAGATATAAAGGCAGTCCCTGCCTCTGATGATGGACCAGTCTCTCCAGTGGTAGGGCTTCCCCTGGTGGATCTCTTTGGCATCTTCTTGTGGTTCATCATCCTTGAAAACAGACATAGATCAACTTCAGAgcaattcataaatatttaaggttttttttcctcaaatatTTTAGATATACAAATTAATTGCACAACAATAAAGACATAAATCTGAACAGAGTTGATTCTGACCTTCTCAGGCTTGGCCTCTTCCTCATTTTCATCATCTGACGTGGGTCCTGCCAGAGTGGACACCTTATTAATGACACCCAGCCTGGCAAGCTGATCTAAAAACACGTCACCTCCCTTATCCACTAGATCCCTAATTATCTGAAGTGCCAGCAGGtgaccatcatcatcatcctgtgAGGGAGAAGAAAGGTCAGCAAGACTTAAAAATAGCCCTATTAaaatttctggaaaaaaaaaaaaaaaaaaacacatcatcaAGAAGGAAAGACTGAATTATCTGACCTCCTGATCCAGGACAGTCGCAGTGATCTCCACAAGTACAGTGGGCAAGTTGTGTCCAGCATCAGAGTCACACACTTCCTTAAGTAGAACTTCAGAACTGTAGTGCACCATCTTCCTGATCAGAGCTAAACTAGCTTTCCTGGGAAAGAGATGATAAAAACTTATCAAAAGGAAAGCATCAATGCCCTGCTGACCGTTGGCTCCAAAATGCAAAACATATAGCACTAAACTGGTTgtcttcattttaaaaatgtactttaGCACTGATGGCCCACTCGAACCCCTCACCTTATTGAAGGCAGCATGGTTTGCTGAAAAGTCTGTGCAAATACTGGGAGTAGCCTTTTCAGGTAGATAGGCGCCATCTCAGGGTCACCTTTTGGCTCGCtgccctcttcctcttctttaTTAACATCCTTCTTTTTCTTGTCATCTCCCTTGTTGACAGGGCACATCCAGTCTCCTGCATCACACATAATAAGAAACTCTTTATTTGGAAAATCTAAGAAATCCCCTAGAAGTCACCATTACAAAATTAGTGGTGAGTGACTGCATTAAAGCACAAGGGTGTAATTTCTATGCCACCACTGTCACCACCATAAAGAAGTGCAAAATGAACAGGGCTTTCCAAAATCTCCCTCATCTGCCATTGGTTGTCCAAACAAGCTACTCTGTCCCAAATGTACACTATTGGTTGAGCCAATAATGCTTTATCTGACTGATTTGAGATGCTTAAATGACAAGAGCAATGTTCTGATTATACCATATAGCCTCAGTGTTGACATTTTTGTAAGGGAAAATTAGCATACAAAAAGTTTACACTTGCCTCCGCATACTAAGCAGGgatataaaaaagtattttaacatttaaaaaaatacatactttAGCTTCAATCTTCTGAAGCTTTTACTTTCAAATAGCAGAAGGGAaacaacaattttatttttgtaagtgATACCAGTGGTTAACTGAAATGCCATGAAGTGAAGATAAAAGCTGATGGACTCACCAGGTGATTGGAGAATTGCTACAACCTCACTGTGTCCCCTCTCTCTTGCTTTGTCTAAAGGAGTTTTTCCATCTTCATCTCTCAGGTCAGGGTTGGCCCCATGGCGCAGTAAAGTCTATTGGAAAAAACATTtgccataaaaaataaatatattaaaaacaatgtATAATGAATATACAAAGACTTGGtcacatgacaaacactttACCTTGGCTACTTGTGGCCTGCCGAAACAGGCAGCATAGTGCAGAGAGGATGACCTCTGGCCTCTATTGACATCAGCACCTCTCTCACAGAGGAACTCCACCTTAAACAGGCCAGAATACAGTGTGAGATCTTCAATCCTCAGAAAACAATGTTCATCTGTTGCACTGACCCCATTCTTCTAACTTATACAAGCTATCACCAAACCAAGAGGATCAAATCAGGTTGTATTAGTGTTCATTATGCATGGCATTTGTAACACTTCTGCTAATGGTGCGTGAGCCAGAATTACAATCTTGCCATTTCAGCCACGTCTCCTCCACATTACCATACTGCACAATGTTAGAAAAATGCGGTCCTAAATTTAGCATGTAACCTTTAGACATAAGTCAGAGGTTTGTTTGCTCATGCTGCACTGTGTCTGAAGGCAAAATCTTGCAACAtgtgcactgaaaaaaaaaaaaaaaaaaaaggcttcaaATTTCCagatatttatacaaaaaaaaaaaaagcctaccATCTCTTGTGTTCCAAATGCAGATGCCCAGTTCAAGAGAGTCTGTCCAACATCATCCATGAAATTCACTTCAAATGCTTACGGGGgaagagaaaaaaagtaaacagTACAAGTCTGTTAGGATGTCACCTCAAAGCAACAAAAGCCATCAAAGTCCATCCATTCTCTGCCCCCCTCTCATTTACATTCATATCCCCCCACTCCAATATTGATCTTGCATGCACTACTTAAACACTTACCACCGGTGTCAATGGCATCAATGAGAGCATCGGTGTCTTTGCTGCGTATACAGTCAATAAGCTGTCGGTGGGAGCGTTCCCCAGAACTGTCGAGACGCCGCAGACCAGGGATACGGCCGGTAGAACCAGCTGTGGATTTGGGCAAAGCCTTGCGGCCCTCAAAGAGCAGCACCAACAGTAAGTCCACCAGCCGCATGGTGTCCAGCACACAGCGTTCGTCACCCTGCAGAGCACTCTCCATAGAGTCAGGCAGCTCTGAGCGCAGGAGATCCTGAAGGAGGAGAGGAAACACAAATATCCATAAATGTAACCAGTGGAAACTGGGATTTCAAATACATTTCAGAAATGTCCTCTTGCAATGTtctgtcacaaaaaaaaaaaaaaaaaaaaaagaaagaaaaaaaaaaggaaggagGAAACATAGTACTTGTGACATCTAGCAAATGGCAGGAATATTTCTGTGAATATACATCTTACATGTGTGACAAGTGGTGAGCCTCTGCAGAGTGTAGACAGCAGGCTAACAATGGTAGACACTTGGTTGCTCAGTTTAGAGTCTGCAGCAGATGGAGCGGCTCCACTAGAGGTCCTGCCAGGCTTGCAGGTGGAGGAGGGTCCAGATGCCGTCCCTCCTGCCGCAGCCATACGGGACAGCAGCTCTTCTGTCAGTCCATGCTTAGCTAATGGGGCTGGGTCAACTCCACGCCGTGTAAACCTGTCCGCTAGTGAAGCGAAGCAGCGCAGAGCTCCATCAGACACCTGTGGATTTCACCAGGACAATTACCATTAGTTCTTCATGTACACATGGGGGGGGGACTGATCTACAACCTGATTTTAATTCTATTAAATCAACAGTTACTTACActataccgttcaaaagtttggggccagtatgatttttttttttttttttaagaaagacatgaatacttttattcagcaaggatgcattaaattgatcaaagagAGAGTAAAagccatttataatgttacaaaatatttatatttcaattaaatgctgtTTATTTGAACATTCTTTGCATCAAAAAACcctgaaaaaatgttttgcgggtttacacaaatattaagcagcacaattgttttcaacattgataaaaaaaaataaataaattttcaccaaatcagcatactacaatgatttctgaaggatcgtgtgacttaagactggagtaaaggctactaaaatggaaaacagttattttaaattgtaatatttcacaatattactgtttttactctatcaaataaacagttttggtgagcataagagactttttaaaacaaattttaaaaattgtaatgaccccaaacttttgaatgggagCATACTTTTAAATTCTGAACAACTTAAATTTCAGTCCGTTCCTCACAAAATgctaaatacaaaataaagcgCACAAGTTTCTGGTCATGTACTACCTGGTGGTCTTCATGTTTCAGCAGACTAGAGAGGGACTCCACACATGTCTCAAGGGAAGAGTCCTGTGGCTCCATCTTACTGCAGAGGCGAGAAACTACTGCCATTGCAGAGTGCAATGTGTCCTTGTGCACAAGATGACCACTGTCCCTAATGAAGCTCAGCACACAGTTCAGTCCACCTGCTTCAAATACAGCTCCAGACTCCCGTGTGCAGATCAGCTCCAGAACCTGATGACACCAGACAATATATGGTATGACCATCATGCATTGtggaatttaaataaataaattgaaaaatgTCTGAAAGCAAATATAGCAATATTTACCTTTACACATTGCTCAGCCAGATCTCTGCTGGTCCTGTTGTTGAGCTCCACCACCACCAGCCGGTTACACAGGGCTTTAATGGCTCCATCTACTCCCACAATCCTGCGGGTACATTCAGCGGACACATCCAGGTAGTAGGTGATGGCCCTGGCTGTCACTTCCAGCACATTATCTGGTGCGCTCTCATCCAGGAAGATCTTACACAGAGCTGGGAGAAACGTCCGTGGAGGACACCTACGGTGGTGAGACAGCAGtgtcaaaagtgaaatgaaggTACAATATGGAAGAACAGTGTTGAATAGCACAATGGTaatatgcaatgcaataaacCAGATGTGCCAAACCAATTATTTAAAGCCAGAAAATGTGTATTTTCattgtgtatttaatgttaattaaacaaaaacaacaacaacaacaacaacaaaaaaaatcattcactgCTTTTGACAGAAtatcttttgtaactttaataaaggattaatctataattaatttatacagtgaaggctatgtagtgttattttacaattgatttcatttgtatgtttgttctattgtatttatttgtgctatagCTCAATTTGATTATTGGCTTGTTTCTATTACTGACAGTTTACttacaatattttacatttacaatattTGAAAATTCAGAGTTCAGCTGAGTTTGAGTCATTGAGTTCAGCTAGTAGTTTTTGGTGTCAATCTTATTAAGGTAACCCTACTTATtaaccttatttttttttaggtcaTAGGtcaaaaccaacaaaaacataaCTAggcctattttattttatttatttattattttttggtggtggggccagtgaaaattttgccaggacaagaaaaaaaattgactgGTCCAGTtgaaaaaaatccttagcgttgagCCCTGAGTGACATTCTGGAAAAACCAGTAATATCCATCATTAATGACAATTAATGGGGCTGGGTATTAACAAAATTCACAATTTGATTCAATTCTTGGTACAGTGTATGGCAAATTTTCAAGGGGGAAAAACCCCCTCTTAACTAATGCTTTAAAATTATACAGGGAACCCCAGTTGGTACAttcttataatattaaagtttaaaaataaattatttgtataGGCTACTTATGTTTAAAATTACAATaggaagggtttttttttttataatgttataataactttttaaatgacaattttaataGTATTATTAATAGTACAGAGGAAGAGATAATCAGTTCACTTGGGCTCCATGCTGCTGCTTTGCTTGAACAACAGCGATCGGTCATGCCACAAATGGTGTTTATTATCtgaattttgtaataaaattgacagaaaAAGTAATTATAACCCTAACAGAAAACAGCATAGACCAAAATATGGACATATTGTGACAGAATATTGAATAGTGGATTGGGTTTTATTTTAGCACACCtcgggtgcttctcaatatccctcctcatCTCCTTGaggcatcttgctttattaatatttattataatttttttttaaataaccaaacttcAACAACATATGGGTAGATCCCTTGAGTGCCACTGATGACGCTTTTAAAGGGAGGGAGGAtatatcatttcacttgattcaattcctctTTCCTCACGTCTTTTCCTTGTGTCCTTCTCTCCCATCctgaaggggtggagctaagacgcgaggaaaggaagcaaggaaagcaaacaaggatgcacaaataagaattgagaaggaCTCTCCATCCCTCGCTCATAGTAGACTGGCGTTGGAGGGGAGTGGTTAAGGATATTCAACCCAAGCTGTTAAACTGATGTCATCACTCAGAGAAGGAAAGCCATTCCAAATTGTCAGATTTTGATTATTAAGATAACCacaacaaacaattttttttttctctctgtattAACTTGCACAGAacaattgttcaccacaagactagtaatgtGTGCTAACAAAGTAAATGGGGTCAATTTTAGTTTTGTGATGACTAAGAATCAATATTAAGAAATCCATATTTTTAACGCAGCCCTAACAAATCAactgtaaatataaacaaatggCAGGCTTAATTTACATGTGCAAACTTTTTGCAAAAAAACACTTATACAGTTTGTTATACTTTGGCTTGAGAGGTTTGTTATATTTCCCTTCAGGTAGCCAGCCCCCACAATCTAAAGCTTTTCACAAACCACTAAATGACTGGGCATGGTCATCACATTTAAAACCAAAATAATTCTACATGACCAAGGTGCTTTTTTGTTTGTCTTGATCTTCAGCAGCTATTGTGGCTTCCTTATTTTGACCTCCAGGCCTACTCAGTTTAAGAAATTCTCACAACACAATGCTGATTCACAAGTTTAATTATAGACTTTTTAAGACAAGTAAACATGTTTACAATCTTGTGAAAACCTTAAATAATGCATGCAAGCTGCTGTGTGAATCTATTGGTAGAAGATGTGTATACCGATTAAGTTCATTACTTAGTTCAAAAATGTGAAATGTGCAATAAACTTATTTTAGTCTGAAGGTTTAGATGCatctgaaatgttttgtttttttattttgttgtttcaaAGGAGTTATGAACCGCATGTTTTATTATCTTGTTTCCTGAGGTGCACTTATATGCCAAATGCACCTTATGGCACTTTTCCACAGCATGGTACGGCTCACTTTttggcgcttttccactgcatgggacAGTTAGGTACAGAACGGTACAGCTTGCTTAAATAGCACCACCTCGGTTGAGGTTCCAAGCGTGCTGTACTGATACTAAATGTGACGTGTATacactgcagatcactgattggtcagagagaatcCTCACTACCAgatttaaccctcaggggtctgaggatttttgggaccctgaagaagttttgacatgccttgacatttgtgcttttttcagttgttcataaacattaatggaaaagtgtcattacactgtattcagcacaaactaggctacaataatatgtgaagAACATGTacgtacatgtttgtgtttttgaaggaataacgtttatgcgtggttattgaaaaaacaaaaaacttaagtcactgaaataaagccaaaaaatattaaatctttgttcacaagacttctgggtattggaggttgcagacttgagtttttgcttcaaaatgaggtaaaaattatgctgcctgcttgttcatataaaacaatagagacaTTTAAAtgttctaaaacatctttggtcaagaaacacagtatgcgtggaggcgtgaataatcatgaataatgggtgattctcacctaagacgacaaaagaatcgcataaagagctctaatgacctgcataaataatgagctctttcagacaggtaggctgtgaaaaaaccctctgtgatcatgattcaaatctcatcacgatgtaaatcaaacatacagaaaaaacagcaatactgtgaaatattattacaatttaaaacaatggtattctgttatattctttaaaatattatgtatttctgtgatgcaaagtgtctgaacagttatgttacctttatggcatttcatatagccttttagcttaaaaacatgcacatttggagaaatattgatggattctcatatgt is part of the Chanodichthys erythropterus isolate Z2021 chromosome 18, ASM2448905v1, whole genome shotgun sequence genome and encodes:
- the hectd1 gene encoding E3 ubiquitin-protein ligase HECTD1 isoform X8, which gives rise to MADVDPDTLLEWLQMGQGDERDMQLIALEQLCMLLLMSDNVDRCFETCPPRTFLPALCKIFLDESAPDNVLEVTARAITYYLDVSAECTRRIVGVDGAIKALCNRLVVVELNNRTSRDLAEQCVKVLELICTRESGAVFEAGGLNCVLSFIRDSGHLVHKDTLHSAMAVVSRLCSKMEPQDSSLETCVESLSSLLKHEDHQVSDGALRCFASLADRFTRRGVDPAPLAKHGLTEELLSRMAAAGGTASGPSSTCKPGRTSSGAAPSAADSKLSNQVSTIVSLLSTLCRGSPLVTHDLLRSELPDSMESALQGDERCVLDTMRLVDLLLVLLFEGRKALPKSTAGSTGRIPGLRRLDSSGERSHRQLIDCIRSKDTDALIDAIDTGAFEVNFMDDVGQTLLNWASAFGTQEMVEFLCERGADVNRGQRSSSLHYAACFGRPQVAKTLLRHGANPDLRDEDGKTPLDKARERGHSEVVAILQSPGDWMCPVNKGDDKKKKDVNKEEEEGSEPKGDPEMAPIYLKRLLPVFAQTFQQTMLPSIRKASLALIRKMVHYSSEVLLKEVCDSDAGHNLPTVLVEITATVLDQEDDDDGHLLALQIIRDLVDKGGDVFLDQLARLGVINKVSTLAGPTSDDENEEEAKPEKDDEPQEDAKEIHQGKPYHWRDWSIIRGRDCLYIWSDAAALELSNGSNGWFRFILDGKLATMYSSGSPEGGSDSSESRSEFLEKLQRARSQVKPVTASQPILSTQGPTKLTVGNWSLTCLKEGEIAIHNSDGQQATILKEDLPGFVFESNRGTKHSFTAETSLGSEFVTGWTGKRGRKLKSKLEKTKQKVKTMARDLYDDHFKAVESMPRGVVVTLRNIATQLESAWELHTNRQCLIEGENTWRDLMKTALENLIVVLKDENTISPYEMCSSGLVQALFTVLSNSVDLDMKHDCKPLMERINVFKTAFTENEDDESRPAVALIRKLIAVLESIERLPLHLYDTPGSTYNLQILTRRLRFRLERAPGETALIDRTGRMLKMEPLATVESLEQYLLKMVAKQWYDFDRSSFIFVRKLREGQSFIFRHQHDFDENGIVYWIGTNAKQNDVHKEDNLVHRTAYEWVNPAAYGLVVVTSSEGRNLPYGRLEDILSRDSSALNCHTNDDKNAWFAIDLGLWVIPSAYTLRHARGYGRSALRNWVFQVSKDGQNWMTLYTHVDDSSLNEPGSTATWPLDPSKDEKQGWRHIRIKQMGKNASGQTHYLSLSGLEIYGTVTGVCEDQLVKVCSALSGKAVKEAEANLRRQRRLFRSQVMKYIVPGARVVRGIDWKWRDQDGNPAGEGTVTGEAHNVCYFEVQPLSLPPNLTGWIDVTWDAGGSNSYRMGAEGKFDLKLAPGYDPESAPSPKPVSSTVAGTPQSWSSLVKNNCPDKGGSSSTAGASSSSRKGSSSSVCSVASSSDISLSSSRVERRVESLLEQGVGIVGGPPGAEGQEPIVVLSSAEAGSVSSTSTLTAETGSESGERKTPAPDGTSRQSAETTAISMGIVSVSSPDVSSVSESSSKDAASQRPLCSAASARLSVSSLLAAGAPMSSSASVPNLSSREASLMESFVRRAPNMSRTNATNNMNLSRSSSDNNTNTLGRNVMSTATSPLMGAQSFPNLTTTGTTSTVTMSTSIVTSSNNVATATTGLSVGQLLSNTLTTSLTSTSSESDTGQEAEFSLYDFLDSCRANTLLAELDDEEDLPEPDDDDDENEDDNQEEQEYEEVLVRSRVNLGYHVHIHREEEEYETKGGRRRTWDDDFVLKRQFSALVPAFDPRPGRTNVQQTTDLEIPPPGTPRSEVQEEVECTPSPRLALILKVAGLGTTREVELPLTNYKSTIFYYVQKLLQLSCNGAIKPDKLRRIWEPTYTIMYRELKDSDKERESGKMDFCERGCRSSGLSSGTLSATQSCDILSAAREQAQAKAGSGQSACSVEDVLQLLRILFTIGGEPLSGRTLQEDVEELQFNASPEEFTSKKITTKILQQIEEPLALASGALPDWCEQLTSKCPFLIPFETRQLYFTCTAFGASRAIVWLQNRREATMERSRPSTTVRRDDPGEFRVGRLKHERVKVPRGESMMEWAESVMQIHADRKSVLEVEFQGEEGTGLGPTLEFYALVAAEFQRTSLGIWLCDDDFPDDESRQVDLGGGLKPPGYYVQRSCGLFPAPFPQDSDELERITKLFLFLGIFLAKCIQDNRLVDLPISQPFFKLLCMGDIKSNMSKLLYQNRVESDCHFSEIQSEASTEEGQDTYSVGSFDEDSKSEFILDPPKPKPPAWYHGILTWEDFELVNPHRAQFLKELKALSVKRRQILGNKILSEDEKNTRLQDLMLRNPMGSGPPLCVEDLGLNFQFCPSSKVHGFSSVDLKSNGEDEMVTMDNAEEYVELMFDFCMHTGIQKQMEAFREGFNRVFPMEKLSSFSHKEVQMILCGNQSPSWTAEDIVNYTEPKLGYTRDSPGFLRFVRVLCGMSSDERKAFLQFTTGCSTLPPGGLANLHPRLTIVRKVDATDASYPSVNTCVHYLKLPEYSSEEIMRERLLAATMEKGFHLN